Genomic segment of Oleomonas cavernae:
GGCCGCCTGGTGTACGGGCGGGCGCGGTCGTGCGCAACCGGCGCAGCGATGGCGAAACGCTGCGCCAGATCGGCACGGACCTGCAGCTGCTGGATGCCGTGCTGTTCACCAAGCTGCGCTATGGAGCGACAAGGAGCTCACCGTTCAAGCTCGGCCGCCAGACCGTGAACTGGGGCGAGAGCACACGCTGGTGCTCAACAGCATCAACCAGGTCACCCGTCAATGCCAACAACTACACCCGCATCGGCCGCACCGTGGAGGAGGTGTTCACGCCGGTGGGGATGGTGTTCGCGAGTTTCGATCCCTTCGAGAACGCAACGCTGGAAGGCTTCTACCAGCTCGAGTGGCAGAACGTGGAAGGCCACGCCCGGGCAGCTATTTCTCCGACCTGGACATCGCACCGACAATGCCGGAAGCACGGTCAGCATCAGCCCCGGCAATCTGGCCGAAGACCGGACCGTCGCGCCACGCCGCTCGATTCGACGCTGACCGGCCTGAGCAATACCACTTCGACGATCCGTCGCCTGCGGGACGAAAGAGCCGTCGGCCTCGGGCCAGTTCGGCCTGGCGCTGAAGTACTACCTCGAATCGGTGGGCAGCGGGATCGAGCTGGGTGCGTACTTCATGAACTACCACTCGCGCTTGCCGGTTGCCAGCGTCTACGCGACCCAGGCGAGTTGCGCGCGCCGGGAGGGGAACCTGCTCGGCATCGATGCCCGCGACCTCGTCAGCTTCCTCGCGGTCTGCAGCGATGTCCCTTCCTGCATGCGCTGACCCACCCGCAGCCAGCCGGAGGCCCAGTACGCCACGGACAGTGGGGCCCCGCTGGATACGGCGCGCCCCAGCTGGAATACCCGGAGAACATCCAGCTCTACGGCTTGAGCTTCAATACGACGATCGGTGATTTCTCGATCCAGGGGCGAGGTGGCCTACCGTCGAATCTGCCCTTGCAGGTCGATCTGCAGGACCTGGCTTTCGCCGCCCTCGGCCCCACGCTCACGCGCTGTCATGACCGCAGCGTCGGCTGCCTGGGTTCGGCGGAACTCGCCAACATCGGTATCGCTACGCCGAGGACGGCATGGCAACCCTCTATATGGTTCCAGCGACTTCGTCGACGCCAGCGGCGCAACGCCGTATCCGGATCTCATTCAATGTCGGCATTGGCCACATCCCGGGCTCGGCGCGCGCCTTCCCCAGCTTCGTCACCGCCTACCGCGGTGGCCAGGTCGGTGAGAACACGCCCTGCGCGGCCACGATGACGGATGCGGACTACCATCCCGGCATCGACTGCTACGTGCGCGGCTACGAGCGTTTCGATGTCTACCAGTTCAACTTCGGCACCACGCGGGTCTATGGTCCGCAGGACAACCCGTTCGCCGCCGACCAGATCATCCTGGTAAGCGAGTGGGGCGCGACCTGGGTGCCGGGGATCCGGCGCTGGACCAACTGCAGCTCGAAGCCCCGGGCACCTACTACCACGCCAGTGCCGGTGCTGACGGCTCCGGCGCAGACGGATCCCGCCAGGCCTGCTCGCTCAATCCGGCCTGCAGCGTTGGAGCGGATGGCATCCGCTTCAACCCGCATCAGGAAGACCTGAAGGGCTTTGCCGACGAATGGTCGTGGGGCTATCGCGTGATCGGCCTGTTCACCTACGAAAACGTGCTGCCCTCGATCGGTCTGCGGCCGACGCTGATCTGGTCGCAGGACGTGGGCGGCACCTCGC
This window contains:
- a CDS encoding DUF1302 family protein, encoding MGRDLGAGDPALDQLQLEAPGTYYHASAGADGSGADGSRQACSLNPACSVGADGIRFNPHQEDLKGFADEWSWGYRVIGLFTYENVLPSIGLRPTLIWSQDVGGTSPGPGGNFVEGRKQADLMLETRYKDALSFTVGYTWFTGGGRYNLMRDRDYLQFFARYQF
- a CDS encoding DUF1302 family protein, giving the protein MPLRRSVACGTKEPSASGQFGLALKYYLESVGSGIELGAYFMNYHSRLPVASVYATQASCARREGNLLGIDARDLVSFLAVCSDVPSCMR
- a CDS encoding DUF1302 family protein → MRAPGGEPARHRCPRPRQLPRGLQRCPFLHALTHPQPAGGPVRHGQWGPAGYGAPQLEYPENIQLYGLSFNTTIGDFSIQGRGGLPSNLPLQVDLQDLAFAALGPTLTRCHDRSVGCLGSAELANIGIATPRTAWQPSIWFQRLRRRQRRNAVSGSHSMSALATSRARRAPSPASSPPTAVARSVRTRPARPR